A stretch of DNA from Staphylococcus sp. KG4-3:
TTTGTCTAAAAGTGGCTGATTGGACTGCACCAATGATGAGTAAATTTTATGACTTACCTGGGGTGTCTATTGCAACAGGTAGTACAATTTCATATGCTCCAGGTATTTTCTTAGTAAAAGGATTGCAAAAAGTACCTGTAATTAAAAACTTAAATGCAGATCCTGAAACGATTCAAAAAAGATTCGGTGCATTTGGTGAATCTATATTCGTCGGTTTAGTACTCGGTTTAGCAATTGGCTTATTAGCTGGCTACAACGCTGGCGACGTAATAAATCTTGGTATGTCCATGGCTGCAGTTATGGTGTTGATGCCTCGCATGGTTAAGATTTTGATGGAAGGTTTAATGCCTGTTTCAGAATCTGCACGTACATGGCTGAACAAACGCTTTGGTGATCGTGAAATCTACATTGGCTTAGATGCGGCTGTTGCATTAGGACATCCAGCAGTTATCGCAACCGCTTTAATTTTAGTGCCTATTACCGTATTGTTAGCTGTTATTTTGCCTGGTAACCAAGTGCTACCTTTTGGTGACTTAGCAACAATTCCATTTATTGTCGCTTTTATTGTAGGTGCTGCTCGAGGAAACATTATACACTCAGTTATTGTTGGCACAATCATGATTGCCATTTCCTTATATATCGCAACTGATGTTGCACCGATATTCACAAGTATGGCAGAAGGTACAAATGTGAAAATGCCAGCTGGTTCATCACAAATTTCAAGTATAGACCAAGGTGGTAACATCTTAAACTATATTATATTCAAATTCTTTGGCTTATTTAATTAACTGATAGGAGATGACTTCACATGAAAGCACTTGTTAAAACTAAAGAAGGTTTTGGAAACCTAGAAGTATTAGATACAGAAACGCCTTCACCAAACAAAGATGAAATAAAAATAAAAGTTCATTATACAGGTATTTGTGGTACAGATATTCACACATACGAAGGACATTATAAAGTGAATTTTCCAGTTATACTCGGCCATGAATTCTCAGGCGAGGTTGTAGAAGTCGGTACAAATATTACAAATTTCACTATTGGGGATCGTGTTACTTCCGAAACAACATATTACATTTGTGGGGAATGTGACTATTGTCAAAATGGCGATTATAACTTATGTAATCATCGTAAAGGCTTGGGTACTCAACAAAACGGTGGTTTCACGCAATACTTAGTTACTCCAGCAACTAGCGCTCATCACATACCAGACAATGTTTCTTACAAAGCTGCTGCGATGACTGAACCATTAGCCTGTGCGCACCATGCCGTTTCTAAAATTGATATCCAACCTGAAGATGTTGTTGTTGTTATTGGCCCTGGTCCTATTGGACTGTTAGTCGCTCAAGTTGTTAAAAGTAAAGGCACTAAAGTTATAATAACCGGATTGAATAATGATCAAGCAAGACTAGATAAAGCATATGAACTTAACTTAGATCATGTAGTTAATATTCAAAATACTGATTTGAAATCATATGTAAATAAAGTCACTAATGGTTATGGCGCAAATGTCGTATTAGAATGTTCTGGTGCAATACCGGCCGCCAAACAAGGATTAGATATTTTACGTAAAAAAGGACAATATGTCCAAGTTGGTATTTTTAAAGATAGCGAAATCCCATTCAATTTAGAACAAATAGTTCAAAAAGAATTACGTATTGTAGGTACTAGAAGCCAAAAACCAGCAGATTGGGAACCTTCTTTACAACTGCTAAGCCGTGGAGAAGTCGACGCAGAATCTCTTATTACAAACGAGCTTAATATTACGCAATGGACAGAAGGATACGATCATATCAAGAGTGGTGAAGGTATCAAAGTATTACTTCGCCCTATCGAATAATTTCAAAATATTCATCGTTAATATACAAACGATAAAAGGAGCGTAAAAATATGGTAGAACTAATGTTGGATTTCATGCTTGGACCCTTGAGGAATATTACAGATTTATATATGAACAACTTACTATATGCAAATACTATCGTCATTTTCGGTTACTTTGTCGCTAAATTTTTTAAAAAGAAAAAAACAAATGCTGAGCAAGGTTAATTCATTTCATATTTAAAAGTTAAGAGGTGACAACATTTGAAAGCTTTAAACTTATATGGTATTCAAGATTTAAGATATGAAGAAACGAAATCTCCTAAAATTGACAATAGCAATGATGTTATTATCAAAGTAGTAGCAACAGGAATTTGCGGTTCCGATAACTCGCGTTATAAAAAATTAGGTCCTTACCGACCAGGTACACCATTTGGCCATGAGTTTTCAGGTACCGTCCATAGTATAGGCAATGATGTAAAACATTTATCTGTTGGTGATGCCGTGACAGGATGCCCTGCGATTGCATGTCACAACTGTGAACAATGTGAAAAAGGTGCATATTCTAGATGTGAAAATTTATATGTCATAGGTTCTTATGAACCGGGTTGTTTTGCAGAATACGTTAAACTGCCAGCTCATAACGTCTTAAAGTTACCTAATAATGTAGATTTTGATACGGCCGCTATGATTGAACCGTCTGCAGTGGTGGCGCATGGGTTTTATAGAACAACTATGAAACCCGGCGCGACTGTGGCTGTCATCGGTTGCGGAAGTATTGGATTACTAGCCTTACAATGGGCTAAAATATTTGGTGCTACTAAGACTATTGCTATAGATATAGACTCCAACAAACTAGAAATCGCTAAAACACTTGGTGTTGATTATACAATTAATTCTAAAGAGAAAAATCTAAATGAAGTTATTAAAACACTCCCTTATAACATAGATGTAGCCGTTGAATCTGCTGGCTCACCATTTACTATAGGGCAAGTATTAACATTACCGTCTAAAGGCGGGGAAGTCTTAATGCTTGGTATTCCTTATTCAGATATTGAAATAACTCGCGAACATTTTGAAAAGATATTGCGTAATGAGCTCAAAGTGATTGGTTCTTGGAATGGATTATCTGCGCCATTCCCAGGTGAAGAATGGCATGCATCACTACATTATATGTCTACTGGGAAAATTAAAGTACATGCTATGATTTCAGATTATCTAGATTTAGCGCAAGGTCCTGCCACATTTGATGCAATAGTAAATAACAAGAAACATTTTAATAAGGTTATTTTTCATCCATAATTAACACATTAAATTCAGCTATAAAGAGATCTATGTCAATAGGTTCATTTATAGCTATTTTTATATTTAAAAAGACCCGAGACTTCAACATAAGCCACGGATCTTCAAATCACTAATCATACAACCAGTAAATAACTAGTTAAAATCATGCAATCATTTTATAAAATGCTGATTTCCTAGCTACAATGCTAAATTTATTGTAGTTTCATAAATCCATTACCTAAAACGTCGCGCACGTCATGGATAACTAGAAATGCATTTTCATCATGCGCGTTAACAATTTTTTTAATTCTAGCTAATTGGTTTTGCGGTACTACGACATAAAGTACATTCGTTTCTTTACGTTCATAACCTCCTACACCATTTAATAGTGTGGAGCCCCTACCTGTTTCATTATTAATATCTAAACTGATATCTTTATTATAATCTGAAATAATCGTAATCGCTTTTTTCGGATTAAATCCTTCTATAATAAATGTCATACTCTTTTCAACAATAAAAAGCATTACAATCGTATATAATACGTTCTGGACTGGAAGTACAATTAAGAACGATAATACAATAATTGAATCTAAAATAAACAATGCCTGCGAAGTCTTCATCTCGCTATATTTATTTATAATTTTAGCAATGACAGAAGTACCACCTAGTGTACTTCGTGCAGAAATCACTAGTCCACTTCCTATTCCTATCAACACACCAGAAAACACAGTATTGATAAAATCAGATTCCAGATGCATATTAAACGATTCAGTCAGTCCTAAAAACGCTGAACTCGAAATAACTGTGATTAAAGTATAAACTGCGGTAGTTTTACTTAAATATTTCCAACCTATCACAATTAATATCATATTTATAATCAAGGAAGTGAGCGCCGGTGATAAACCCAGTGTATATTTCAAGTTTAAAGAAATACCAACTGTGCCACCTTCCCCTAAATTTGAAGCAATGACAAACGCATTGATACCTATACTAATAAGAAACGTACCTAAAATACAAAAACATATATTTTTAAAATGGATTTTATACAACATCCCCCAAACACCTCTTTTCTTAATTATTTAAAATACACACACATAACTTCCTCAAAGTAACATTTTCTTCCTTAAAAATCAGACGACATAAAAAGAAACTTTCTAGTTATTGAACCAAAAAGTTTCGTAAATTAAAGCTTTTATTAATTTTTTTAACACAAGTCTATATCATAGTAGAAAAGGACGATAATTTCAATTGAATGAGGTTAAATTAAAATTGTATCCGTTAACTAAATTATATTTTAGTTATGTGTACTAATTAAAAAACTGTATGAACGACATGCTCCATTAGTTTTATGTTATATATTAATTAGTTATTCTTGTCACACCTTAATTAAAATGGATTTTGATTCAACCATTGGCCACCATCCATAGTCATACATGCACCATTTATATAGCTAGCTTCTTCTGATAATAAGAACTTAGCTAAACTAGCTATTTCTTCTGGTTGTCCCATTCTACCTAAAGGAACACTATCAAGCGTTTGTTGCTTAGCTTCTTCTGATAAACTAAGTTTTCCTGATCCCCCTGTATTATCAATCGGTCCTGGCGCAATTGCATTGACTGTAATACCATATTTACTTCCCCACTCTACTGCTAGTGTTCTTGTCATAGATAATACACCAGCTTTAGCACTTGCTGAATGCACCACCCCGACGCCAGCTCTCCATGCATAGGTCGCTACCATATTGACAATGCGTCCTTGTTGACCATTTTTTATCCATTCTTTACCGACAGCTTGTGTACAATACCAAGTTCCATTAAGGACAATATCTATAACAGAGTTCCAACCATTGAGTGATAAGTCTTCTGCCGGACATAGAAAATTACCTGCCGCATTATTGACCAAGCCATCGATTTTTCCATATGTTGCTATTGTTTTATCTACTGTGTATTGAACCCTTTC
This window harbors:
- the fadH gene encoding 2,4-dienoyl-CoA reductase codes for the protein MRDKVIIVTGGSSGMGKAMATRFAEEGANVVITGRSLERLEAAKAEMEKFEGQVLCIDMDVRDPERVQYTVDKTIATYGKIDGLVNNAAGNFLCPAEDLSLNGWNSVIDIVLNGTWYCTQAVGKEWIKNGQQGRIVNMVATYAWRAGVGVVHSASAKAGVLSMTRTLAVEWGSKYGITVNAIAPGPIDNTGGSGKLSLSEEAKQQTLDSVPLGRMGQPEEIASLAKFLLSEEASYINGACMTMDGGQWLNQNPF
- a CDS encoding PTS galactitol transporter subunit IIC, which translates into the protein MSGFVDFIQAFLDLGATVILPIVIFLLGLFFRQKVGAAFRSGLTIGVAFVGIFLVIDLLVNNLGPAAQAMVKNLGVSLNVIDVGWPATSSIAWASTIAAFIIPLGIVVNIAMLLTKTTRTMNVDIWNFWHYTFMGAMVYAISGSIWQSLIAAAVFQIVCLKVADWTAPMMSKFYDLPGVSIATGSTISYAPGIFLVKGLQKVPVIKNLNADPETIQKRFGAFGESIFVGLVLGLAIGLLAGYNAGDVINLGMSMAAVMVLMPRMVKILMEGLMPVSESARTWLNKRFGDREIYIGLDAAVALGHPAVIATALILVPITVLLAVILPGNQVLPFGDLATIPFIVAFIVGAARGNIIHSVIVGTIMIAISLYIATDVAPIFTSMAEGTNVKMPAGSSQISSIDQGGNILNYIIFKFFGLFN
- a CDS encoding YitT family protein — its product is MLYKIHFKNICFCILGTFLISIGINAFVIASNLGEGGTVGISLNLKYTLGLSPALTSLIINMILIVIGWKYLSKTTAVYTLITVISSSAFLGLTESFNMHLESDFINTVFSGVLIGIGSGLVISARSTLGGTSVIAKIINKYSEMKTSQALFILDSIIVLSFLIVLPVQNVLYTIVMLFIVEKSMTFIIEGFNPKKAITIISDYNKDISLDINNETGRGSTLLNGVGGYERKETNVLYVVVPQNQLARIKKIVNAHDENAFLVIHDVRDVLGNGFMKLQ
- a CDS encoding zinc-binding dehydrogenase is translated as MKALVKTKEGFGNLEVLDTETPSPNKDEIKIKVHYTGICGTDIHTYEGHYKVNFPVILGHEFSGEVVEVGTNITNFTIGDRVTSETTYYICGECDYCQNGDYNLCNHRKGLGTQQNGGFTQYLVTPATSAHHIPDNVSYKAAAMTEPLACAHHAVSKIDIQPEDVVVVIGPGPIGLLVAQVVKSKGTKVIITGLNNDQARLDKAYELNLDHVVNIQNTDLKSYVNKVTNGYGANVVLECSGAIPAAKQGLDILRKKGQYVQVGIFKDSEIPFNLEQIVQKELRIVGTRSQKPADWEPSLQLLSRGEVDAESLITNELNITQWTEGYDHIKSGEGIKVLLRPIE
- a CDS encoding galactitol-1-phosphate 5-dehydrogenase; this encodes MKALNLYGIQDLRYEETKSPKIDNSNDVIIKVVATGICGSDNSRYKKLGPYRPGTPFGHEFSGTVHSIGNDVKHLSVGDAVTGCPAIACHNCEQCEKGAYSRCENLYVIGSYEPGCFAEYVKLPAHNVLKLPNNVDFDTAAMIEPSAVVAHGFYRTTMKPGATVAVIGCGSIGLLALQWAKIFGATKTIAIDIDSNKLEIAKTLGVDYTINSKEKNLNEVIKTLPYNIDVAVESAGSPFTIGQVLTLPSKGGEVLMLGIPYSDIEITREHFEKILRNELKVIGSWNGLSAPFPGEEWHASLHYMSTGKIKVHAMISDYLDLAQGPATFDAIVNNKKHFNKVIFHP